The following proteins are co-located in the Rippkaea orientalis PCC 8801 genome:
- a CDS encoding Uma2 family endonuclease — translation MAIAKPKFLTLEEFLLLPETKPPHEYIDGEIIQKPMPKTRHSRLQSKLINAINSVTESKAIAYGFPELRCTFRGRSIIPDIAVFHWEYIEVDDTGEPLDDVCIPSNWTIEILSPEQSSNRVMGNILHCLNHGCQLGWLIDPEDRSIMIFQPKQQPELYYREDKLVVLENIDLELTVKQVFDWLKNRKNKFNYECIN, via the coding sequence ATGGCTATTGCCAAACCTAAATTTTTAACCTTAGAGGAGTTTTTGCTATTACCGGAAACCAAACCTCCCCATGAGTATATCGACGGTGAAATTATTCAAAAACCTATGCCAAAAACGCGGCATTCCAGACTTCAGAGTAAATTAATTAATGCTATTAATTCGGTCACAGAGTCAAAGGCAATTGCCTATGGGTTTCCCGAATTACGTTGTACTTTTAGAGGTCGTTCAATCATTCCAGATATTGCGGTCTTTCATTGGGAATATATTGAGGTTGATGACACGGGAGAACCCTTAGATGATGTATGTATTCCTTCTAACTGGACTATTGAAATTTTGTCTCCTGAACAAAGCTCAAATCGAGTTATGGGGAACATCTTACACTGTCTTAATCATGGGTGTCAACTTGGTTGGTTGATTGATCCTGAGGATCGCTCAATTATGATATTTCAGCCGAAGCAACAACCTGAATTATATTATCGAGAAGATAAATTAGTTGTTTTAGAAAATATTGATTTAGAATTAACAGTTAAACAAGTATTTGATTGGTTAAAAAATCGAAAAAACAAATTTAATTATGAATGTATTAACTGA
- the aroA gene encoding 3-phosphoshikimate 1-carboxyvinyltransferase: protein MTSITIKPVENQQDLIIDNSDQNVSLQGTLKIPGDKSISHRSLMLGAIAQGETIIEGLLLGEDPRSTAACFRAMGAEISPLNSQSITVKGVGLGNLQEPLDILDAGNSGTTMRLMLGFLASHPGRFFCVTGDNSLRSRPMSRVVKPLQEMGANIWGRQQNSLAPLAIQGQNLTPIHYHSPIASAQVKSCILLAGLMTEGKTTVTEPTLSRDHSERMLQGFGAQLEIDPETHSVTITGKPTLIGQKVVVPGDISSAAFWLVAGAIVPGSELLIENVGINPTRTGILEALEMMEADIKLENKRIVTGEPVADIRVKFSQLKACTIGGDLIPRLIDEIPILAVAAVCAQGTTIIKDAAELRVKESDRLAVMASELSRMGAKITELPDGLEITGGTLLKGEEVDSYTDHRIAMSLAIASLIAKGSTTIHRAEAAAVSYPEFVTTLQQVIQVS, encoded by the coding sequence ATGACATCTATTACCATCAAACCTGTTGAAAATCAACAAGATTTAATCATTGATAATTCCGATCAAAATGTTTCATTACAAGGAACCCTTAAAATTCCTGGCGATAAATCGATCTCCCATCGATCGCTAATGTTAGGGGCGATCGCACAAGGAGAAACCATCATCGAGGGACTCTTATTAGGGGAAGATCCCCGCAGTACCGCCGCCTGTTTTCGCGCCATGGGGGCAGAAATTTCGCCCCTCAATAGCCAAAGCATCACCGTAAAAGGGGTGGGATTGGGAAACCTCCAAGAACCCCTAGATATCCTCGATGCGGGCAATTCTGGAACCACCATGCGGTTAATGTTGGGGTTTCTTGCGTCCCATCCTGGCCGCTTTTTCTGCGTCACGGGGGACAATTCCCTGCGATCGCGTCCGATGTCCCGCGTCGTCAAACCCTTGCAAGAAATGGGGGCAAACATTTGGGGTCGTCAGCAAAATTCCCTTGCCCCCCTCGCCATTCAAGGGCAAAACCTGACTCCTATCCATTATCATTCCCCCATTGCCTCAGCGCAAGTTAAGTCCTGTATCTTACTCGCGGGACTGATGACAGAGGGCAAAACGACGGTGACAGAACCCACTTTATCGCGGGATCACAGCGAACGGATGTTACAAGGGTTTGGGGCTCAGTTGGAGATCGATCCCGAAACCCATAGCGTCACTATTACAGGAAAACCGACCTTAATTGGTCAAAAAGTGGTGGTTCCAGGGGATATTAGTTCCGCAGCCTTTTGGTTAGTGGCCGGGGCGATCGTTCCAGGGTCAGAATTATTAATAGAAAATGTGGGAATTAATCCAACGCGAACGGGAATTTTAGAAGCTTTAGAAATGATGGAAGCTGATATTAAATTAGAAAATAAACGGATTGTAACAGGCGAACCTGTGGCGGATATACGGGTTAAATTTAGTCAATTAAAAGCCTGTACTATTGGCGGTGATTTGATTCCTCGTTTAATCGATGAGATTCCTATTTTAGCAGTAGCTGCGGTCTGTGCCCAAGGGACGACTATTATTAAAGATGCAGCCGAATTACGGGTTAAAGAAAGCGATCGCTTAGCGGTAATGGCTTCAGAATTAAGCCGCATGGGAGCAAAAATTACTGAGTTACCTGATGGGTTAGAAATTACCGGAGGAACCCTGTTAAAAGGAGAGGAAGTTGATAGTTATACCGATCATCGCATCGCTATGAGTTTAGCGATTGCTTCCCTTATTGCTAAGGGTTCAACCACCATTCATCGCGCGGAAGCTGCTGCGGTTTCCTATCCTGAATTTGTTACCACTTTGCAACAGGTGATTCAAGTTAGTTGA
- the recQ gene encoding DNA helicase RecQ — MFQSNSLEQSLKYFFGYDSFRPGQAKIIQEALQNRDLLVIMPTGGGKSLCFQLPALLKPGLTVVVSPLIALMQDQVDTLLDNGIGATFLNSSLKSEEVRSREQAIIKGKIKLLYVAPERLLNDKFTPFLDFLAEKIGVSFFAIDEAHCVSEWGHDFRPEYRQLKQLRQRYPQVPMLALTATATKRVREDIIHQLALKQPGIHITSFNRPNLDYDVQFKERRSYNKLLSYIRQQKGSGIVYCLSRRSVDDIAFRLQNDGIKALPYHAGMADEARALNQNRFIRDDVQVMVATIAFGMGINKPDVRFVIHYDLPRNLEGYYQESGRAGRDGEPAECTLFFSLSDLKKIEYLIDQKSTPQEQKIARQQLRQVVDYAEGTECRRTIVLRYFGERFAGNCGKCDNCRDPKPLEDWTIEAQKFLSCVARCRERFGMTHIIDVLRGSKKRKIEQNGHHLLSTYGIGQDRSVAEWKMLGRSLIHQGLLDETSDGFSVLKLNKGSWEVLRKQRTVEIAITQASASKVLGEYNPRAAEIELLFERLRQLRKQLADSNQIAPYVIFADSSLRLMAQLKPKTLEEFAKISGVTDYKLSQYGERFLSEIRAFSQEQSLPNPLPTQSNMITLQLYQQGLNVQDIAEMRGLKESTVYSHLSELIEMQQPVDINQFVLPVKKDLIIQAIKKIGDQSLTPIKEYLGDNYSYNEIRLVRAWYRRENK, encoded by the coding sequence ATGTTCCAGTCTAACTCCCTTGAACAGTCCTTAAAATATTTCTTTGGTTATGATAGTTTTCGCCCTGGACAAGCTAAAATTATCCAAGAAGCCCTACAAAATCGAGATTTATTGGTGATTATGCCCACAGGAGGCGGAAAATCCCTCTGTTTTCAACTACCAGCCCTTCTGAAGCCTGGGTTAACCGTGGTGGTATCTCCCCTAATTGCCTTGATGCAAGATCAAGTCGATACCCTCTTAGATAATGGTATTGGGGCAACATTTCTTAATAGTAGCCTGAAGTCGGAAGAAGTGCGATCGCGTGAACAGGCCATTATTAAAGGGAAAATCAAGTTATTATACGTCGCCCCTGAACGATTATTAAACGATAAGTTTACTCCTTTTCTTGATTTTCTTGCTGAAAAAATTGGGGTTTCTTTCTTTGCTATCGATGAAGCCCATTGTGTGTCTGAATGGGGGCATGATTTTAGACCTGAATACCGCCAATTAAAACAGCTTCGTCAACGGTATCCTCAAGTCCCCATGTTGGCATTAACAGCAACAGCAACCAAGCGAGTTCGAGAAGATATTATTCATCAATTAGCACTTAAACAACCTGGCATTCATATTACCAGTTTTAATCGTCCCAACCTTGACTATGACGTTCAGTTTAAAGAACGGCGTAGCTACAATAAATTACTGAGTTATATTCGCCAACAAAAAGGATCAGGAATTGTCTATTGTTTAAGTCGTCGTTCCGTCGATGATATCGCCTTTCGGTTGCAAAATGATGGCATTAAAGCCTTACCTTATCATGCGGGAATGGCTGATGAAGCAAGGGCATTAAACCAAAATCGCTTTATTCGAGATGATGTCCAAGTGATGGTAGCAACCATTGCCTTTGGCATGGGAATTAATAAGCCTGATGTACGCTTTGTTATTCATTATGATTTACCGCGTAACTTAGAAGGCTACTATCAAGAATCAGGCCGCGCAGGAAGGGATGGAGAACCCGCAGAATGCACCCTGTTTTTTAGCTTATCTGATCTCAAGAAAATAGAATATTTAATCGATCAAAAAAGCACTCCCCAAGAACAAAAAATTGCCCGTCAACAGTTGCGACAAGTGGTAGACTATGCCGAAGGAACCGAATGTCGTCGCACCATTGTTTTACGCTATTTTGGTGAAAGATTTGCTGGCAATTGTGGCAAGTGTGATAATTGTCGTGATCCTAAACCTCTAGAAGATTGGACGATTGAAGCCCAAAAGTTTTTATCTTGCGTTGCCCGTTGTCGAGAACGGTTTGGCATGACCCATATTATCGATGTCTTAAGAGGGTCAAAAAAGCGTAAAATAGAACAGAATGGACATCATTTACTGTCAACTTATGGTATCGGTCAAGATAGAAGTGTAGCCGAATGGAAAATGTTAGGACGGTCTTTAATTCATCAAGGATTATTAGATGAAACCAGCGATGGATTTTCCGTTTTAAAACTGAATAAAGGGAGTTGGGAAGTCTTACGCAAACAGAGAACAGTAGAAATTGCTATTACCCAAGCATCGGCTTCTAAAGTGTTAGGAGAATATAATCCTAGGGCTGCCGAAATTGAGTTATTATTTGAACGTTTAAGACAATTAAGAAAACAACTAGCCGACAGTAATCAAATTGCCCCCTATGTTATTTTTGCTGATTCAAGTTTAAGGTTAATGGCACAATTAAAACCCAAAACCCTAGAAGAGTTTGCTAAAATTTCTGGAGTAACAGATTATAAATTGAGTCAATACGGAGAAAGGTTTTTATCAGAAATTAGGGCATTTTCTCAAGAACAATCTCTCCCTAATCCCCTGCCGACCCAAAGTAATATGATAACTTTGCAACTTTATCAACAGGGGTTAAATGTGCAAGACATCGCTGAAATGCGAGGCTTAAAAGAAAGTACCGTTTACTCCCATCTCTCAGAACTGATTGAAATGCAGCAACCCGTTGATATTAATCAATTTGTTCTTCCTGTGAAAAAAGATTTGATTATTCAAGCTATTAAAAAAATTGGCGATCAATCCTTAACCCCAATTAAAGAATATTTAGGGGACAATTACAGTTATAATGAAATTAGATTAGTCAGAGCTTGGTATCGAAGAGAGAATAAGTAA